A genomic window from Punica granatum isolate Tunisia-2019 chromosome 2, ASM765513v2, whole genome shotgun sequence includes:
- the LOC116197667 gene encoding leucine-rich repeat-containing protein 1-like — protein MSMSALSRLQTLHLGDCQNLQTLPELPSSLISLTVEASSKLTSRNLANLVNLKTLHLSEASELKELDSISSLRKLEKMTLHSLKIYTLPEKIGAFLRHLKELDIHYWHKLKSLPTLPSSPSVLRIGTCNSLERLLDLSNLKNLLILEVMQCHKLREIEGLGDLLSLKDLRTDYCPLTKLDRPKSERLKSLTALSAAWSEVERLPNLFKLKNLKSLSVRGSRKLVEIGGLSSLLNLKMLCIDNCSSLELSPELLHSLEKLFLRYCVQFSEIEAVAELKSLQELNINRCRSLRKLPNLSNLQRLERFNMRDCESIVEIPRLEELSSLRELNTFGCKALKLPDLSKQQSNGLQIYKDSTLRLL, from the coding sequence ATGAGTATGAGTGCACTCTCACGCCTGCAGACCCTTCATTTAGGTGACTGCCAGAATCTTCAGACCCTCCCTGAGCTTCCATCTAGCTTAATTAGTCTAACAGTTGAAGCTTCGTCGAAGCTGACTTCCCGGAATCTGGCGAACTTAGTGAATCTAAAAACATTGCATTTGTCTGAGGCCTCAGAGCTCAAAGAGCTGGACAGCATCTCTAGTCTAAGGAAACTTGAGAAAATGACTTTGCACTCACTGAAGATATATACCTTACCAGAAAAGATAGGTGCATTTCTTCGTCATCTAAAAGAGCTTGATATTCATTATTGGCACAAACTTAAAAGCCTCCCCACACTTCCCTCAAGTCCGTCAGTTTTGAGAATTGGGACGTGCAACTCACTTGAGAGGTTGCTAGACCTTTCAAACCTAAAGAATTTGTTGATATTAGAGGTTATGCAGTGCCACAAGCTCAGGGAAATTGAAGGTCTTGGCGATCTCCTGTCCCTGAAGGATCTGCGTACAGATTATTGCCCTCTAACTAAGCTAGACCGTCCGAAGTCGGAGAGGCTCAAGTCTTTAACTGCTTTGTCCGCCGCTTGGTCTGAAGTTGAACGACTTCCCAACTTATTCAAGTTGAAGAACTTGAAGTCCCTAAGTGTACGGGGTAGCAGGAAGCTAGTTGAGATTGGAGGACTCAGCAGTTTGCTAAACCTGAAAATGTTATGTATCGACAACTGTAGCTCGCTCGAACTCTCGCCCGAACTACTACACTCTTTGGAGAAATTATTCCTTAGATATTGCGTGCAATTTAGCGAAATTGAGGCGGTCGCAGAATTGAAGTCACTGCAAGAGTTAAATATAAACAGGTGCCGATCGCTCAGGAAGTTACCGAACCTATCAAACTTGCAGAGGCTAGAGAGATTCAATATGAGAGATTGTGAGAGCATCGTGGAAATTCCAAGACTTGAAGAGCTGAGTAGTCTACGGGAGTTGAACACCTTTGGATGCAAGGCACTTAAGTTACCCGATCTTTCAAAGCAGCAGAGTAACGGGCTGCAGATCTATAAGGATTCGACTCTTAGACTCTTATGA